One genomic segment of Desulfocapsa sulfexigens DSM 10523 includes these proteins:
- the pyrH gene encoding UMP kinase, with the protein MELKYKRILLKLSGEALMGDDSFGINTEVLGEISSQIKEIMDLGAEVGIVIGAGNIFRGVKGASQGMDRTAADNMGMLATVINSLAMQDALERGGVVTRVMSAIPMRLVCEPYIRRRAARHLEKGRAVIFAAGTGNPYFTTDSAGVLRALEIDADIIIKATKVDGVYDKDPVLHADAVKYEKLTYDEVLSKNLRVMDTAGIALAKEDNKPIMVLNMTQPGNIRRAVCGEALGTLIGS; encoded by the coding sequence ATGGAACTGAAGTATAAAAGGATACTCTTAAAACTGAGTGGCGAAGCCCTTATGGGGGATGATTCCTTTGGTATTAATACTGAAGTTCTTGGTGAAATATCATCACAAATTAAAGAGATAATGGATCTTGGAGCGGAAGTCGGCATAGTTATCGGTGCTGGAAATATTTTCCGTGGGGTCAAGGGTGCAAGTCAGGGAATGGACAGAACTGCCGCAGATAACATGGGAATGCTGGCCACTGTAATTAATTCACTTGCCATGCAGGATGCGCTGGAGCGTGGCGGTGTGGTGACACGTGTTATGTCCGCTATTCCTATGCGGCTTGTCTGTGAGCCGTATATCCGTCGCCGTGCTGCCAGGCATCTTGAAAAAGGGCGTGCAGTAATTTTTGCCGCAGGAACTGGAAATCCTTATTTTACCACCGATTCTGCCGGTGTGCTTCGGGCACTGGAGATTGATGCTGATATTATTATCAAGGCAACTAAGGTTGATGGCGTCTATGACAAGGATCCCGTTCTTCACGCTGATGCTGTAAAGTATGAGAAACTTACCTATGACGAAGTTCTTAGTAAAAATCTTCGCGTCATGGATACTGCCGGGATAGCACTTGCTAAAGAGGATAATAAGCCGATTATGGTATTGAATATGACTCAACCTGGGAATATTCGTCGTGCTGTTTGTGGAGAGGCACTTGGCACTCTAATAGGAAGTTAA
- the rpsM gene encoding 30S ribosomal protein S13 — MARIAGVDLPKNKHMDRALTYIHGIGLTSARVILDKADLPHTMNSDDLGGEDVTRIRKIIESEFTVEGDRRRQVSMDIKRLTDLGCYRGRRHRMGLPCRGQKTKTNARTRKGPRRGAGRK, encoded by the coding sequence TTGGCACGTATAGCGGGAGTCGATCTTCCAAAAAACAAACATATGGATCGCGCACTAACATATATCCATGGTATTGGCCTTACATCAGCCAGGGTAATACTTGATAAAGCCGATTTACCACACACTATGAATAGTGATGATCTTGGTGGAGAGGATGTTACTCGTATCCGAAAAATTATAGAATCTGAATTTACTGTCGAAGGTGACAGGCGTCGTCAAGTGTCTATGGATATAAAACGACTTACTGACCTTGGCTGTTATCGCGGTCGTCGCCATCGGATGGGTCTTCCATGTCGCGGGCAAAAGACTAAAACAAATGCCAGGACAAGAAAAGGGCCACGTCGTGGTGCTGGCCGTAAATAA
- a CDS encoding YkgJ family cysteine cluster protein — protein MKEITKNFPEGMEPLGKKQFKFRCHDGVDCYMICCRNVDMFLYPYDILRLKEALNITSQEFIEQYVRVVKGVAHPYFPSVMLRLTDDENKACPFLSEIGCSVYNNRPSACRTYPLERGVDRSPEKRVAHDFYLLTSHDYCHGHKEENFFTVKEWIRDQRLEDYNMMNDLWAEVDTIFSENPWAGEGIGGPKQQIAFTICYDIDNFRIMAAKHNLIERFLIPRAQKRRINESDTELLKFGFEWLKNFLGQPSSLISK, from the coding sequence ATGAAAGAAATTACCAAAAATTTTCCAGAAGGTATGGAACCACTTGGAAAAAAACAATTTAAATTCCGTTGCCATGATGGTGTAGATTGCTATATGATTTGCTGCAGGAATGTGGACATGTTTCTTTATCCCTATGATATCCTGCGTCTTAAGGAAGCTTTGAATATCACTTCCCAAGAATTTATTGAGCAGTATGTTCGAGTTGTTAAGGGGGTAGCTCACCCGTATTTCCCTTCAGTTATGCTTCGCTTAACAGATGATGAGAATAAGGCCTGTCCTTTTTTGAGCGAGATTGGGTGCAGTGTATACAATAACAGACCATCGGCCTGCAGAACCTATCCACTCGAACGTGGAGTTGATCGTTCACCAGAAAAACGTGTTGCCCATGATTTTTATTTGTTGACCAGTCATGACTATTGTCACGGTCATAAAGAAGAGAACTTCTTTACTGTGAAGGAATGGATACGCGATCAGAGATTAGAGGATTACAATATGATGAATGATCTCTGGGCCGAAGTTGATACAATTTTTTCAGAAAATCCTTGGGCCGGTGAGGGGATTGGTGGTCCAAAACAGCAGATTGCATTTACGATATGTTATGATATAGACAATTTCAGGATAATGGCTGCAAAACATAATCTTATCGAACGGTTTCTTATTCCTCGTGCTCAAAAACGTAGAATTAATGAGTCTGATACTGAACTTCTCAAATTCGGTTTCGAATGGTTGAAAAATTTTCTAGGCCAACCATCTTCTCTCATCAGTAAATAA
- the rpsD gene encoding 30S ribosomal protein S4 has protein sequence MARYTGAACRRCRRENIKLYLKGDRCYSDKCSFERRAVAPGQHGQSRFKKVSDYCVQLREKQKVKNIYGMLEGQFRNYFHKADLQKGITGENLLVMLERRLDNTIFRLGFASSRKQARQLVRHNHVLVNDKKVNIPSFLVSVDDVISIKEKSKTNSYLVESMEAVARRGIPSWLELDKNAFKATVKALPNRDEITMPIQEQLIVELYSK, from the coding sequence GTGGCTAGATATACAGGAGCTGCCTGTCGTCGTTGTAGACGTGAAAATATAAAATTATATCTCAAGGGTGATCGCTGTTATTCAGACAAGTGTTCCTTCGAGAGAAGAGCTGTTGCGCCCGGTCAGCATGGTCAATCCCGCTTTAAGAAGGTTTCAGACTACTGTGTTCAGCTGAGAGAAAAACAGAAAGTAAAAAATATCTATGGCATGCTCGAAGGCCAGTTTCGCAACTACTTTCATAAGGCGGATCTGCAAAAGGGTATAACCGGTGAAAATCTGCTTGTCATGCTGGAGCGTCGTCTGGATAATACCATTTTTCGTCTCGGTTTTGCTTCTTCAAGAAAACAGGCCAGACAGCTTGTTCGTCATAATCACGTGTTGGTAAATGATAAAAAGGTTAACATACCTTCATTCCTGGTTTCCGTTGATGACGTAATAAGTATAAAAGAAAAGAGTAAGACCAATTCGTATCTTGTTGAAAGCATGGAAGCTGTCGCCAGACGTGGGATTCCATCATGGCTGGAGCTTGATAAAAACGCATTCAAAGCTACGGTTAAGGCTCTGCCTAATCGCGATGAGATTACCATGCCGATTCAGGAACAGTTGATTGTAGAGTTGTACTCTAAATAA
- the rpsK gene encoding 30S ribosomal protein S11, producing the protein MAAAKRAGVNKKRVKKNIPEGIVFIYSTFNNTIVTISDKQGNVISWCSSGVLGFKGSRKSTPFAAQKAMAEAAEKAAEHGLRKIEVRVKGPGPGREAALRALINTRFEVSKIVDVTPVPHNGCKPPKRRRV; encoded by the coding sequence ATGGCTGCAGCAAAACGTGCAGGAGTAAATAAAAAAAGAGTAAAGAAGAACATTCCTGAAGGAATCGTTTTTATTTATTCTACTTTTAACAATACCATTGTTACTATTTCTGACAAACAGGGAAATGTTATTTCCTGGTGTTCATCGGGAGTATTAGGGTTTAAAGGATCTCGTAAATCGACTCCATTTGCAGCTCAGAAAGCAATGGCTGAAGCAGCAGAAAAGGCAGCTGAACATGGATTGAGGAAAATAGAAGTCCGTGTAAAGGGACCTGGTCCTGGCCGAGAGGCAGCCTTGAGGGCATTGATAAATACACGATTTGAAGTAAGTAAGATTGTTGATGTGACTCCCGTCCCTCATAATGGATGCAAGCCGCCCAAACGTCGTCGTGTCTAA
- the frr gene encoding ribosome recycling factor, whose protein sequence is MSDVIFEMAEKMEKSVDTFKNELSKVRTGRASISLLDGISVDAYGSQMPLNQVATMTIPENRMIAIQPWDPQMVPAIERAILKSNLGLAPQNDGKVIRLTIPQLTEERRKELVKQVRKVAEDFRVAVRNVRREAIDALKQQKKDKEISEDDLFKLQDDAQKETDTYVKQIDQVTEHKEKEMMEI, encoded by the coding sequence ATGAGCGATGTGATTTTTGAAATGGCCGAGAAGATGGAAAAAAGTGTTGATACTTTTAAAAATGAGCTCTCCAAGGTTCGTACCGGTAGGGCTTCCATCTCACTGCTGGACGGGATTTCTGTTGATGCCTATGGCTCACAAATGCCACTCAATCAGGTAGCCACCATGACCATTCCTGAAAACAGAATGATAGCTATCCAACCGTGGGATCCACAGATGGTGCCTGCCATTGAAAGGGCTATCCTGAAATCGAATCTAGGGTTGGCCCCTCAAAACGACGGAAAGGTGATCCGCCTGACTATTCCCCAACTCACCGAGGAGAGGCGTAAAGAGCTTGTCAAGCAGGTGCGTAAGGTTGCCGAAGATTTCAGAGTTGCGGTGCGCAACGTGCGCCGTGAAGCCATTGATGCTCTGAAACAGCAGAAGAAGGATAAGGAGATTTCAGAAGATGATCTTTTTAAACTTCAGGACGATGCTCAAAAAGAAACTGACACCTACGTTAAGCAGATTGATCAGGTAACTGAACATAAAGAGAAGGAAATGATGGAAATCTGA
- the tsf gene encoding translation elongation factor Ts has product MKINAQMVKDLRDKTAAGMMDCKKALNETDGDMEKAVDLLRQKGLAVAAKRAGRATSEGTIETYIHAGGKIAAMVELSCESDFVAKTDAFVEFARDLALHVAAVNPVAITREEIPEDVLAREKDIYVQQALDSGKPENIVEKMVGGKMEKFIKEICLLDQQFVKDPDFTIQELITDLIGKMGESISIKRIARFQVGA; this is encoded by the coding sequence ATGAAAATTAATGCTCAAATGGTAAAGGATCTGCGTGATAAAACTGCTGCAGGTATGATGGATTGCAAAAAGGCACTTAATGAGACTGACGGTGATATGGAAAAAGCCGTTGATCTCCTTCGTCAGAAAGGGCTTGCTGTTGCCGCCAAGCGTGCTGGACGTGCTACAAGTGAAGGTACTATCGAAACGTATATTCATGCAGGTGGTAAAATTGCTGCTATGGTTGAACTCTCCTGCGAGAGTGACTTTGTCGCAAAAACTGACGCTTTTGTAGAATTTGCCCGCGATCTTGCCCTTCATGTTGCAGCGGTCAATCCTGTTGCCATAACCCGTGAAGAAATTCCAGAGGATGTTCTTGCTCGAGAAAAAGATATTTATGTTCAGCAGGCACTTGATTCAGGAAAACCTGAAAATATAGTCGAAAAAATGGTTGGTGGGAAGATGGAGAAATTTATCAAAGAAATCTGTCTTCTTGATCAACAATTTGTAAAAGATCCAGATTTTACTATACAGGAACTCATTACTGATCTTATTGGAAAAATGGGTGAATCCATTTCCATAAAGCGTATTGCCCGTTTTCAGGTTGGTGCTTGA
- the rpsB gene encoding 30S ribosomal protein S2, whose translation MTKVTVKEMLQAGLHFGHQTRRWNPKMKPYIYGPRNGIYIINLDKSKKLFDTASNFVVDEVSKGGNILFVGTKRQARNIVKEEAIRCGMPYVDHRWLGGMLTNFQTIKNSIERLKTIESMQEDGSINRFPKKEILLMGKERIKLERNVGGIKNMRNTPSAILVIDPKNETIAINEAKKLRIPVIALADTNCDPDGIDYIIPGNDDAIRSIRLICSQIAEGVLTGQAARDGEDASDEAMLAAMADVGAEQETTEVAESTEA comes from the coding sequence ATGACAAAAGTCACTGTTAAGGAAATGCTTCAAGCTGGTCTTCATTTTGGTCACCAGACCAGACGCTGGAATCCTAAGATGAAACCATATATCTATGGGCCGCGTAATGGCATCTATATAATCAATCTTGATAAGAGTAAAAAACTGTTCGATACCGCCAGCAACTTTGTTGTTGATGAAGTGAGCAAAGGTGGAAATATCCTTTTTGTAGGAACTAAACGTCAGGCAAGAAATATAGTAAAAGAAGAGGCTATTCGTTGTGGAATGCCTTACGTGGATCATCGCTGGCTAGGTGGAATGCTCACTAACTTTCAAACTATTAAGAATTCTATTGAGCGCCTCAAAACCATTGAGTCGATGCAGGAAGATGGCTCCATTAATCGTTTTCCTAAAAAAGAAATTTTGTTGATGGGGAAAGAGCGTATCAAGCTTGAGCGCAATGTCGGTGGAATTAAAAACATGCGTAATACACCTTCAGCAATTCTCGTAATTGATCCTAAAAATGAGACTATTGCAATTAATGAAGCAAAAAAATTAAGAATTCCGGTCATTGCCCTTGCTGACACCAACTGTGATCCCGATGGTATTGATTATATTATTCCCGGTAATGATGACGCCATTCGTTCTATTCGTCTCATTTGCAGTCAAATCGCCGAAGGCGTACTTACCGGTCAGGCCGCTCGTGATGGTGAAGATGCAAGCGATGAAGCTATGCTTGCAGCAATGGCTGATGTTGGAGCTGAACAGGAAACAACAGAAGTCGCTGAAAGCACAGAAGCTTGA
- a CDS encoding isoprenyl transferase, whose amino-acid sequence MSVRQSLDPDHIPRHVAIIMDGNGRWAKRQLKPRLYGHKVGVDSVQAIVECAAEYGVEVLTLYAFSTENWKRPADEVGGLMGLLKNYLQKELSQMLQNNIRLTCIGDIEKLPKDVREVLNTTIKETAGNTKLTLNLALSYGGRSELVRGVRMIAREVSEGQYALDDIDEKLIDSHLYTAGLPDPDLLIRTGGEARLSNFLLWQASYAEIYFTDIMWPEFREDAFLQAIVQYQSRERRYGQTSAQVKSG is encoded by the coding sequence ATGTCTGTACGACAATCTCTTGATCCTGACCATATTCCACGTCATGTTGCCATCATTATGGATGGTAATGGACGCTGGGCCAAAAGGCAGCTTAAGCCTCGGCTTTATGGGCATAAGGTAGGCGTCGATTCCGTTCAGGCGATAGTTGAGTGTGCGGCTGAGTATGGTGTTGAGGTTCTCACTCTGTATGCTTTTTCAACAGAAAACTGGAAACGTCCAGCAGATGAAGTTGGTGGATTGATGGGACTGTTGAAAAACTACCTCCAAAAAGAACTGTCTCAGATGCTCCAAAACAATATCCGACTGACCTGTATTGGAGATATCGAAAAGCTTCCTAAGGATGTTCGAGAAGTTTTGAATACAACAATTAAAGAAACGGCAGGAAATACCAAGCTTACTCTCAATCTTGCACTGAGTTATGGCGGTCGTTCCGAACTTGTGCGTGGTGTTCGCATGATTGCCAGAGAGGTGAGTGAAGGACAATATGCACTTGATGATATAGATGAGAAGCTTATTGATTCTCATTTATACACAGCAGGGCTTCCTGACCCGGACCTTCTTATCCGTACTGGTGGTGAGGCAAGACTTTCCAACTTCCTTCTATGGCAGGCATCCTATGCCGAAATATATTTTACGGATATCATGTGGCCTGAGTTTCGTGAGGATGCGTTTCTCCAGGCTATTGTGCAATATCAAAGTCGTGAAAGGCGCTATGGCCAGACAAGCGCCCAGGTTAAAAGTGGGTGA
- the rplQ gene encoding 50S ribosomal protein L17, translated as MRHRKTGRRLGRTTSHRLAMVRNMVTSVFEHERIVTTTPKAKEVRKVVDKMITLAKRGDLHAKRQAFSFIQSRDVVAKLFDEIAGQYSDRNGGYTRIIQTGHRRGDAAPMAILELVNYSEEIGEENDN; from the coding sequence ATGAGACATAGAAAAACTGGAAGAAGACTAGGTCGTACTACTTCACACAGATTGGCAATGGTACGAAACATGGTAACTTCTGTTTTTGAACACGAACGTATTGTTACGACTACTCCTAAAGCCAAAGAAGTTAGAAAGGTCGTAGATAAAATGATTACTTTAGCCAAACGTGGTGATCTTCATGCCAAACGACAGGCTTTTAGTTTTATTCAGTCTCGTGACGTAGTTGCAAAGTTATTCGATGAAATCGCAGGCCAATATTCTGACAGAAATGGTGGATACACTCGCATCATCCAGACTGGTCACAGACGAGGCGATGCTGCCCCCATGGCAATACTCGAACTTGTCAATTATTCAGAAGAGATTGGTGAAGAGAACGATAATTAA
- a CDS encoding 1-deoxy-D-xylulose-5-phosphate reductoisomerase yields MKTLSLLGSTGSIGCNVLDVVRRFPGLYRVVGLAAGINIEKLIEQVLEFDPELISCADRLGAEQLIHSLPPQYKDRICHGSEGCQEVAAIPSADMTISAIVGAAGLLPTLAAIDAGKDIGLANKETLVMAGKLVMDRCREKGVRLLPVDSEHSAIFQALDAGHREDVAKIILTASGGPFREKKIQELQTVSPDQALAHPNWDMGRKISIDSASLMNKGLEVIEAKWLFGVSVDEIQVVIHPQSIVHSLVEFQDGSVIAQLGIPDMRIPIAYALSYPRRLPMSLPGLNLAQCSNLEFHDPDYERFPALSLAFTAIRKGGVLPAVLNAANEVAVSAFLDEKISFLDIAATVATVMEQVQDGSEDKLDDILAADRQARDVASTIIAAKP; encoded by the coding sequence ATGAAAACACTCTCCCTTTTAGGTTCCACTGGTTCGATTGGCTGCAATGTCCTCGATGTCGTTCGCCGTTTTCCCGGACTCTATAGAGTAGTTGGTCTTGCTGCTGGAATAAATATTGAGAAACTTATTGAACAGGTGTTGGAATTTGATCCTGAGCTCATCTCCTGTGCTGACAGGCTGGGTGCTGAACAGTTGATCCATTCACTTCCTCCACAGTACAAGGATCGGATTTGCCATGGAAGCGAGGGCTGTCAGGAAGTCGCTGCCATTCCTTCGGCCGATATGACAATATCAGCAATTGTTGGGGCTGCCGGACTTCTTCCAACCCTTGCCGCGATTGATGCAGGGAAAGATATTGGACTGGCCAATAAGGAAACTCTGGTTATGGCAGGAAAACTCGTCATGGATCGCTGCAGGGAAAAGGGTGTTCGGCTCCTTCCCGTTGATTCGGAACACAGTGCCATTTTTCAGGCACTTGATGCAGGACATCGCGAAGATGTGGCTAAAATTATCCTGACTGCATCGGGGGGGCCTTTCAGAGAAAAAAAAATTCAGGAACTACAAACTGTCAGCCCGGATCAAGCCCTGGCTCATCCAAACTGGGACATGGGACGCAAGATATCCATTGATTCTGCCTCCCTTATGAATAAAGGGCTTGAGGTTATTGAGGCTAAGTGGCTCTTTGGTGTCTCTGTGGATGAAATCCAGGTGGTTATTCATCCTCAATCCATTGTTCATTCACTTGTTGAATTTCAAGATGGATCAGTCATTGCCCAGCTGGGCATCCCCGATATGCGGATCCCCATAGCCTACGCTCTTTCCTATCCCCGCAGACTTCCCATGTCCTTACCTGGGTTAAACCTTGCGCAGTGCTCGAATCTCGAATTTCATGACCCTGACTATGAGAGATTCCCTGCACTCTCTCTTGCTTTTACTGCTATCAGAAAAGGTGGAGTACTGCCGGCTGTATTGAATGCAGCAAACGAAGTAGCAGTTTCTGCCTTTCTGGATGAGAAAATTTCCTTCCTTGATATTGCCGCAACAGTGGCTACAGTTATGGAACAGGTGCAGGATGGGAGTGAAGACAAGCTCGATGATATCCTGGCAGCAGACCGTCAGGCACGTGATGTTGCAAGTACAATTATAGCAGCGAAACCCTGA
- a CDS encoding DNA-directed RNA polymerase subunit alpha — MTGTSEDTLPIYRNWHELIHSEPIEVDKAKHTNTYGKFVCQPLERGFATTIGNSLRRILLSSIQGVAITSVKIDGALHEFTSMEDVKEDVSEIVINLKQVRLQLNSDESQTVVIEKKGPGEVTAADIVGNGIVEVMNEDQVICTLTGDNEFRAELTVEWGKGYQPAEKQSKDELAIGQIPIDAIFTPIRQIQYSVSNARVGQQTDYDKLTIEVETDGSLKPENALAFAAKILKEQLSPFINFDEAEVEPETNEEDSRKVVPLNPNLDKPVEDLELSVRSANCLKNADINFIGELTQKSDQEMLKTKNFGRKSLNEIKALLTEMDLTLGMKVDNWTPPEVTEDSDDNTEL; from the coding sequence ATGACTGGAACTTCTGAAGATACACTCCCTATTTATCGCAACTGGCATGAACTTATTCACTCAGAGCCAATTGAGGTAGATAAGGCTAAGCATACAAATACCTATGGAAAGTTTGTTTGCCAACCCCTTGAACGAGGGTTTGCTACAACGATAGGTAATTCATTAAGGCGCATATTGCTGTCATCCATTCAGGGAGTAGCAATTACAAGTGTAAAAATTGATGGCGCTCTTCATGAATTTACCTCCATGGAAGACGTAAAAGAAGATGTTAGTGAGATTGTAATAAATCTCAAGCAGGTACGTCTTCAATTAAATTCCGATGAAAGCCAGACGGTTGTCATTGAGAAAAAAGGCCCTGGTGAAGTAACTGCTGCTGATATTGTAGGAAACGGGATCGTTGAAGTTATGAATGAGGACCAGGTGATTTGTACTCTCACCGGGGACAATGAATTCAGGGCGGAACTGACCGTTGAATGGGGTAAGGGGTATCAACCTGCCGAAAAACAATCTAAGGATGAACTTGCCATTGGTCAGATTCCTATAGATGCTATTTTTACTCCTATACGTCAGATTCAATATTCTGTGTCAAATGCCCGTGTCGGTCAACAGACTGACTATGATAAACTTACTATTGAAGTCGAAACCGATGGCAGTTTGAAACCTGAGAATGCGTTGGCTTTTGCCGCCAAGATTCTTAAAGAGCAACTATCACCATTTATTAATTTTGATGAGGCTGAGGTTGAGCCTGAAACAAATGAAGAAGATAGTCGTAAGGTTGTGCCATTGAATCCTAATTTAGACAAACCAGTTGAAGATCTTGAACTCTCTGTTCGCTCAGCTAATTGTCTGAAAAATGCAGATATAAATTTTATTGGTGAACTCACTCAAAAATCCGACCAGGAGATGTTGAAGACCAAAAACTTCGGTCGTAAATCGTTGAATGAAATAAAGGCACTTCTAACTGAAATGGATTTAACTCTTGGGATGAAAGTTGACAACTGGACCCCACCAGAAGTTACTGAAGACAGTGACGATAATACAGAGTTATAG
- the rseP gene encoding RIP metalloprotease RseP — protein MNTLVSFIVCLGILIFVHELGHFLFAKLFKVRVLKFSLGFGPKIYSKTVGETVYQLSALPLGGYVKMFGENPDEQEEVDSSDRDASFAHKSVGQRFLIVLAGPVFNLLFSLILFFFVFFFMGLPDSRDTTKIGEVTADSPAAEAGVLPGDTILTINGHATEQWMDVLNLVKDSRGEALHFVLARDNEEVALVVIPAIQPVKNIFGEKVEERYMIGIVKAEELFYTPTGLVGAFQAACAQTWMYISLTVLGFVKLIQQVVPVSELGGPILIAQIAGKQMQAGWINFVFFTGLLSVNLGILNLLPIPVLDGGHLMFLSFEAIRRKPMSEKMQIFAQQLGIAFLGVAMIFVFYNDLARIFGS, from the coding sequence ATGAATACCCTTGTTTCATTTATTGTCTGTTTAGGCATACTTATTTTTGTCCACGAACTTGGCCATTTTCTCTTTGCAAAGCTGTTCAAGGTAAGAGTATTGAAGTTTTCTCTTGGCTTTGGGCCGAAGATATATAGTAAGACTGTCGGAGAGACCGTGTACCAACTCAGTGCTCTGCCACTTGGCGGCTATGTGAAAATGTTTGGAGAAAATCCTGACGAGCAGGAAGAGGTGGACAGTAGTGACAGAGATGCGTCCTTTGCCCACAAAAGTGTGGGGCAACGCTTTCTGATTGTCCTCGCCGGTCCTGTTTTTAATCTTTTGTTCAGTCTTATTCTTTTCTTTTTCGTCTTCTTTTTTATGGGTCTGCCGGATAGCCGGGATACTACGAAGATTGGAGAGGTAACCGCTGATTCTCCTGCCGCTGAAGCTGGTGTGTTACCCGGTGATACCATTCTCACTATCAATGGCCATGCCACTGAGCAATGGATGGATGTTTTGAATCTGGTGAAGGATTCCAGGGGGGAAGCTCTACATTTCGTACTGGCACGTGATAACGAGGAAGTTGCACTTGTGGTTATTCCTGCCATTCAGCCTGTGAAAAATATCTTCGGAGAAAAAGTCGAAGAGCGCTATATGATTGGTATTGTAAAGGCTGAAGAGCTTTTTTATACTCCAACTGGACTGGTCGGTGCTTTTCAGGCTGCCTGTGCCCAGACCTGGATGTATATTAGTCTCACGGTTCTTGGATTTGTAAAACTGATACAACAGGTTGTACCTGTCTCAGAGCTTGGTGGTCCCATTCTCATTGCCCAGATTGCCGGAAAACAGATGCAGGCCGGCTGGATCAACTTTGTTTTTTTTACTGGACTGCTCAGTGTGAATCTAGGCATTTTGAACCTGTTGCCCATTCCTGTTCTTGATGGTGGCCACCTGATGTTTTTGAGCTTTGAAGCTATTCGCCGTAAACCCATGAGTGAAAAGATGCAGATTTTTGCTCAGCAGCTTGGTATTGCATTTCTGGGAGTTGCTATGATTTTTGTCTTTTATAACGATCTGGCAAGGATTTTTGGATCGTGA
- a CDS encoding phosphatidate cytidylyltransferase: protein MNRLIPGLALAVCWLLLLLKGSTLFFAFVLLAGLIIGAYEYGKMALGSGSFFQSVSLTLLTILPLLSVCFSPRLGIHGGLVVSFLLLSFWTLALYKEDFDSYAFFSKCCLGLLWVGFMGAHLLMIRQLPEGNFWLLILTGITAGSDSGAYYSGRAFGRHKLSPLISPNKTIEGAIGGIITGVVVAALLALLLLENVPWGFVLTASVFLGIVGICGDLIESVVKRATGTKDSGTILGGHGGILDRADSILFGAPALYYLLFIFS from the coding sequence ATGAATCGACTGATTCCAGGACTTGCTCTTGCTGTATGTTGGTTACTTCTCCTCTTGAAAGGATCCACTCTCTTTTTTGCATTTGTTCTTCTTGCTGGTCTCATTATAGGGGCATATGAGTACGGAAAAATGGCCCTTGGCTCCGGATCATTTTTTCAGTCTGTATCCCTAACTCTCCTTACCATTCTTCCTCTTCTCTCTGTTTGTTTTTCTCCCCGGCTTGGTATTCACGGGGGGCTTGTCGTTTCTTTTCTTCTTCTTTCTTTCTGGACTCTTGCACTCTATAAAGAAGATTTTGACAGCTATGCATTCTTTAGTAAATGTTGTCTTGGCCTGCTCTGGGTTGGTTTTATGGGCGCTCATCTTCTGATGATCCGACAACTTCCAGAGGGGAATTTCTGGCTTCTTATCCTCACCGGAATTACAGCAGGTTCCGATTCCGGTGCATATTATTCAGGACGCGCTTTTGGCCGACACAAATTGAGTCCTTTGATTAGTCCCAACAAGACTATTGAGGGTGCCATAGGCGGAATTATAACTGGTGTCGTTGTTGCTGCACTCCTTGCTCTGCTATTGTTAGAGAATGTTCCCTGGGGATTTGTACTTACAGCCTCTGTTTTTCTTGGAATCGTTGGCATCTGTGGAGATCTCATTGAGTCCGTTGTGAAGCGTGCAACGGGAACCAAAGACTCTGGAACTATCTTAGGAGGCCATGGTGGAATCCTGGATCGGGCCGACTCGATTCTCTTTGGTGCTCCCGCCCTCTATTATCTCCTGTTTATATTTTCCTGA